The Stutzerimonas stutzeri genome segment CTGGATACGTACCAGCGCCTGTTCGGCGACGGCCAGCTCACGGCGCTGCAGCTCGACCATCTTGTACAGCGTGGCCTTGTAGCGCTGCTGGTTGTCGCGCTGCAGCGGCGTGCTCATCGGCACGCTGAAGCCGCACAGGCGGCTGAGGCCGGTAATGTTGTTGCGGTAGCGCTGGCAGAGGTTCTGCTGGTACTGAACCTGCCCGAGCATCTGCTTGACCCGGTTGCCGCGCAGGCTGGCCAGGCGCGAAAGCGTTTCGATCTGCTGTTTCATGGCTTCCTGATGATGCTCTGCAAAAGGTTGAGACTGGTTTCCAGCTCCGCCGCCTCACCCACCTCCTGGCGCAGAAAGCGCTCGATGGTCGGTGCCAGCTGC includes the following:
- a CDS encoding flagellar FliJ family protein, with the protein product MKQQIETLSRLASLRGNRVKQMLGQVQYQQNLCQRYRNNITGLSRLCGFSVPMSTPLQRDNQQRYKATLYKMVELQRRELAVAEQALVRIQQELLQAMRSEKVVEHVIEAKMQQWQQLLTAQEQKIQDGLAAQSWWRNQTA